One genomic region from Myxococcales bacterium encodes:
- a CDS encoding FHA domain-containing protein: MTTRYRLRFLLQEFDLPKGETLIGRSAECHVTIEDPLVSRQHARIMLEGDAVTFEDLGSRNGVRINGLPVKRPVQLRDGDRIRIGTQELVFCRVGQSAISNKTTGFLRYCAHCRLPYPQELAACPACGATEQTDEEETLSGQFGASSKHAWNVQLLLEVTERAVSLGRSEDALSMFERARAQVEERLSRGGAVFPTEISDLVVTASHVSELAGDPALLAWGLKLHVRVPSPISEAETHAIARALTRHRAALEGPVQEVVRSLSSLSSELQGEVAQLRALLEEARQ, from the coding sequence GTGACCACACGCTATAGGCTCCGCTTCCTGTTGCAGGAGTTTGATCTCCCGAAGGGCGAGACCCTCATCGGTCGAAGTGCCGAGTGCCACGTCACGATCGAAGACCCGCTCGTCTCCCGTCAGCACGCGCGCATCATGCTGGAGGGCGACGCCGTCACGTTCGAAGACCTCGGCAGCCGCAACGGTGTGCGCATCAACGGCTTGCCCGTCAAACGCCCCGTGCAGCTCCGTGACGGCGATCGCATTCGCATCGGCACGCAGGAGCTCGTCTTTTGCCGCGTCGGGCAGTCGGCCATCTCGAACAAGACCACCGGCTTCCTCCGGTATTGCGCGCATTGCCGCTTGCCCTACCCGCAGGAGCTCGCCGCGTGCCCGGCCTGCGGAGCGACGGAGCAGACCGACGAAGAAGAGACGCTGAGCGGCCAGTTCGGGGCGAGCTCGAAGCACGCGTGGAACGTGCAGCTCCTGCTCGAGGTGACCGAGCGCGCCGTCTCCCTTGGGCGGAGCGAAGACGCGCTCTCGATGTTCGAGCGCGCTCGCGCTCAGGTGGAAGAGCGCTTGAGTCGCGGCGGCGCCGTGTTCCCTACGGAGATCTCGGATCTCGTCGTGACGGCCTCGCACGTGTCCGAACTCGCGGGTGATCCGGCGCTCCTCGCTTGGGGGCTGAAGCTTCACGTCCGCGTCCCAAGCCCCATCTCGGAAGCGGAGACGCACGCCATCGCCCGCGCCCTGACGCGGCACCGAGCGGCTCTCGAGGGCCCGGTCCAAGAGGTCGTGCGGTCGCTAT
- a CDS encoding NifU family protein: MPTDAISARRRPAERRKLRCFHESAGCSSDRLSRSPGRDIVSAPVSDPRDLVRKLCAETLAPLVRADGGVLHLVSVTTDDVHVHLSGTCSGCPGVAFTRDRMLEPALQTVIPKIRLRVTTGLRIPEGAEPFGE; this comes from the coding sequence ATGCCAACGGACGCCATCAGCGCCCGACGCCGCCCGGCGGAGAGGCGGAAACTTCGGTGTTTCCACGAATCCGCGGGATGCTCCTCCGACAGGCTTTCACGCTCGCCGGGGCGTGATATCGTCTCCGCTCCCGTGAGCGATCCGCGCGATCTCGTTCGAAAGTTATGCGCCGAGACCCTGGCGCCGCTCGTGCGCGCCGATGGGGGTGTGCTTCACCTCGTCAGCGTCACGACCGACGACGTGCACGTGCACCTGAGCGGCACGTGCTCGGGTTGCCCCGGCGTCGCGTTCACACGCGACCGCATGCTCGAACCGGCCCTGCAAACCGTGATCCCCAAGATCCGTCTGCGCGTCACCACGGGGCTGCGTATTCCCGAAGGCGCGGAGCCCTTCGGCGAGTGA